In the Gammaproteobacteria bacterium genome, GTGCGTAAAGGTGAGTATCAGTCCGCGTGGCGGCGGCATCCGGATTGATATTCTGTGCGCCCGCTCCCCAGTCGAGCATGCCACTCCACAACGGCACTGCACCGCCCAGCCATACCTCCCAGCGCTCGCCCGCCGGTGAGACAGTGTGTCGTCCTGGCGAACCACGGTTGACGTCGACATAGCGAACAGCGCCATGCCAGCTCAGACGATCACGACTCCAGATCCCGCCAGCTGACAACATGACGCCGTCGCGGTCCATAGCGTGACCGATCGAACGGCCGCGATAACGGTAGCCGTCGCGGTATATAAAGTGTTCGTAGGCAAGATTCAGTCGTGGTCTCGACTTGTAAAACTCGACCGTTGTCTCCGCGGCCTCGAAATGCATACGCAATGTGCCGCCGGCGAAACCGCCCCAGATTTCAGCGCCCCCCAGGCCGAGGTAACGCGAAGGTAAGCCACCCGCCTCGTCTTCACCGATCAGCTGCAGATAAACGGCATACGGTGCATCGCCCAGCGGCGACAGCCAGCGCACATCAAAACCACCGAGCTGATTACCCGGCTCGTCGGCCAGCGTAATGCCGGCGTCGCCACGGTTGTCCCGGCCTATCAGCAGCTTAAGCAGACTGTCGAGATCCCGGGGCCTGCCCTCGCCGCCCCACTGCGCGGTCCGCGACAGCCCGATTTCCAGGTCACGACCAGGGCGCAGGCTGAGTCGGGCACCAAGCAAAATCGCATCACTGACATGTCTACCGCCCTCCAGCTTGCCGGCAAATACGCGCCAGTCCATCGGCCCGAGCCAACGCAACCAGGGTGACTGGAATCGAACGGGCTGGATGGTATCGGCAGCGATCGCCGGCACCGGGCGGGCATTCGTCGACAGTATCAGGCTGGATTCGAAACCCGGGCCCCACCAGCGTGGCACCTGGCCGAACGACAACAGCCAGCCGCCTGCGTGGACTCCGGCGTAGGAACCATCGGCGCGCGCTTCGCGTCGATCTTCGTCATCGTCGTGCAGCGCCAGGCTCATGCGCAATTCCAGCCTGCCGCGCCGGTTCCAGTACTCGCCGCGCACGGCGCTGCCGCGCGGCACATCACCAAAGCGCCGCACGGCAACCGGGTCACTGGCTATTGCCAGGCTGGTGGCCAGACGTGGTGACTCGTGTAGCAGCCGGTGCAGACGGTGCCAGGCCCCACGGATGTGACCGCGGAAATTGTCCGGCACGGGCGCCTCATTCATCTCACTGCGCAGCGCCATTGCCGACAGCGGCCAGCCGCTCACCGGGATGCTGATCAGGCCGGCATCGGCGAGTAGCTGCACATCGCTGCGCACCGCAATATCATCCGGGAGCAACAAGGTCTCGGCCCCCGCGCAACAACTGAATGTTGCCGCCAGCAGCCACGCAGCCAGCTGGCACCGGGACGAGAATAGGACAGGCATGACGCCGCGATAATCCGGTATCGCATCAGGTCCGTCAACCGGGCCGCAGGTGATCGGCAGGTTGTGCGGCGAGTCTTATTTTTTCCTCTGAATCTTTGCCATAATCCGCGTACCTCATTGGCTGCGGTGCTTTCCATGAAGCGTCTCCTGGCGGTCGTCCTCGCTGTCGCTGCGCTCGCAGTGCTCGGATCGCTGTTTCTGCGCCAGCTGGCGCAGGAGCCGGTCACCGTCCCGGCCGTAGTCGCTGCCGATCCCGACGGGCTCAATCTCACGTTATCGCGCTCGCTGCGCCAGCCGCCAGCTGCCACCGCGCCCGTAACCGGCAACAAGCTGCAAGCTGCCCGCGAGCTCGTGCGGCCCTACACCAGTCTGGAATCGCATGACGGACGCCTGCTGCTGTTCCTGGCGGCAGCCGCGCTGATCGGGCTGGCGCTGGGTTTCGCGACTCGACGGCGGCCAACTATCGTGACGACCGACGACGCATCGACTGCAGCCGTCAGCGCCGAGATAGCAGCATTGGAGGGCCGCCTCGGGCAGAGCGACAAAACAATCCGTCATCTGGAGAAGCAACTGCAGCTGCAACAGCAACGGCAGCCAGGTAACGCGGAGCCGGAACTGTCGATCCTGCAGGATCAACTCGAGCGGCAGGAGAGCATCGTTGCACGTCTCACCGACGATATTGCCTCGCGTGATGCACGAATCGCCACGCAGGCGGCCGAGCTGGAGGAGAAAACGGCGCGGCTGCGCGGGCTTGAGGACGACTTTGGTCGCATGGGCGAACGCGAACAGCCGCTGGAACGTCAACTGGACACGCAGGCGAAACAGCTGCAGGAGCTCGAACAGGAGCTCGCCGTGAGGCGAAACGAGGTTGTTGAACTGCAGGATGAGCTGGCCGCCGCCGCAGACAGTCGTGACGCGCTGGCAGAACAACACGCGCAAAGCCAGTCTCAGGTCGATACGCTCAACAGGCAGCTGGAGTCACGCGAAGCTGCAGTCACAGAGCTGGAACAGCAGCTGACGGAAAACGAGGCAGAACTCGCCAACTGGCGTGACTCGGTGACTTCGCTGGAACGCGAGATTGAGCAGCGCAGCGCATCTCTGGAAGAAGTGGAATCCGAACTGATGCAACGCCGTGCCGAACTCGACCGGCTGCGTATCGAGAAACACGGTCTTAGTGACACCGTGGAGGCACTGCAGGGCAGACTCGACGAGCACGACTCATCGCATGCCAGCCAAGAACAGCAGCTGGTACGGCAGATCGATGACCTGGAGGGAGAGCTGGAGCACCGGGTCAGCCAGCTGAACCTGATCGAGGAACGACGCACCGAACAGGAACAGATTATTGCCGGTCTGCAGAGCGAAATTGCCGCCGACCAGCAGCAGATAAGTCAGCTGGAAACCGGGCTGGACGACCTGCAGCAGCAGGAACAGCGCATGGCAGCATGGGAGTCCACGCTGCAAACCTACAAATCTGACCTGGCCCGGCGTGACGAAATCATCGATGAGCTGCGTGCCGACACCACCAGGCTGGCCGATACAGAGACCCAGGTGTTTGAACAGCAGGAAACTATCGCTGATCTGGAGACCGAACTGGACAGGCAGACTGCGCTGGTGCATTCGCTCAAGCGGGGCTCGGACTCGCTCCTGCGCTTCAAACAACTCGCCGAGGACCGCGCCAAACAGCTCGGGCAGATGGAAAACCAGATGCAGCTGTTGCAGCAGGAATCCGATGACTGGCGCAAACAGGTCCCGGCTTTGGAGCAGCAGCTGGCAACGCGCGATGAGGAGTTGGCCAGGCTCAGGGATAGCTCTGAATCGACCAGCGCCGAAATGGAGTCGCTGGAAAAAGAACTGGCCGACTGGCGCGTCAAGATGACCGCGATGGAGGCGGAGCTGCGTGAACGCGATGCAGGGCTCGAGGACCTGCGTGACAAGTTGGCCGAGGCTGAAGATGAATTGGGTGGCCTGGCCCGGCTCGAGGAAAAACTTGAACAGACACGTAATGAACGGGATGCCGCCCGTAATGAAGCTGAAGTCACCAAGAGCACAGTCAATGAGCTGGAGTCAGAAATCGCCAGCCTGCGCGACCTGGAACAAAAGCTCAGTTCCTGGGAGTCGACCGTCACAACCCTGCGTGCGGATGTACGCGAGCGAGATGCCACCCTGCACCGGGTTTTCGATGATGTAGGCGGCCTGGTGGGAGCCCGGGTTTCTGCATCGGGGTGGTCAGCCGCTTTCGGTGACCTGCGGTTGCGCCTCGAGCAGCAGGAACGCGAGTTGGCGGCCCTGCAGGAAAAAACGCTGCAACTCGAACCGCTTGCGCAGCGCACTCCCCAACTCGAGAGCGAACTGGCACAACAGGAAACGGACAACGCAAGCTTGCGTGAGGAGCTTGCCGGCCTGGAAGCCGAGCTGGAGGCAACCAGCGAGCTGCGCCACCAGTTGCGCGAACGCAATGCCGATGTCGAGGCAATGCGGACCGATATCGAGCGCAACCTTGATGCGCTGAGCCGGGCAGACGCCGCTGCCGCAGAACTGGCTGAAAACAGGCAGCAGCTAAAAAAACTGCAGCGCGATACTCGTGAGAAAGCCACTCGTATAGACGAGCTGGAGCTGTCTACCGCTGACTGGATCGACCGGCATGCCGCCTTGAATGCGCGTCATGAGGCACAGACGCTGGAACTGGAGCAGCTTGCTAAGGACATGCAACGGCTGCAGGAAAAATTCGAAGCGCAGCGCGAAATGATCCTGCAGCTGCGTGAAGAAAAAATACAGTCCGGCGGTGACGACGAATTGCCAACGCTGTCGACTGTCGTGCGTTCCGGCAGGAACGCGGACTAGTTCAGGACGATATAGCCGCCAGGCGCCGCGTCTGTATGTCAAACAGGTTGCGAAACACAACCTGGGCAATACGACTCTCACTGCCGACGATGTGATCGAAGGAAACCCGATCAATCGCCAGAACTTCAGAAGGCTCGGTCGCCACTACGGAAGCCACAGCAGGCGAACCCCCTTCGATCAGGGCTTGTTCACCAAAGCTGTCGCCGGATACATAACTGTCCAGGCTGACCATGGCGCTGTCGCCGTAACGGGCCAGCCGGTCGCCCGGCAGCAGCACGATAAATCGCCCGGACAGCACGATGTACATGCACTCGGGCGTTGTCCCTTCTACCAGAACTTCCTCAAGCGCTGCGTAGCTGCGCACCTCGCTGCAACGGGCAAACGCGCTCAGCGAGTCCGGCCCCAGCCCGTCAAAAACGGGTGAATGACCCAGCCATTCCACCATCGAATTGGCGTAAGAATCCGGCTGCGGGCTTAATAAAGAAACCGTCATATCAGTTGTACCCCATGAAACCGGGGCTGATTTCAGCATGGCTGACCGGAATAATGTCAGACATAAAGGCAAAGAAATGTCACAGCCGGCAACGCTGCACCATCGCGAAAGCAAAGAAATGTGTCGGCAGCCCGGGCAGGGGCAGGGCCCGCCCGGCGGGCGTCAGAATGTACTCAGTACAATGGCCTGCAGCCGGTCCCCGTACTGCTGCAGCAGTTGCTCGACGGCCCGGGCATCGCGCCGCTCCACCCCGTTGATCAGCTCGGCAAGCAGCTTTCTTGCCAGCTCCGGTTCCGCGCGATCCGCAGCGAGGGCCCGATAGAAGCTGCGGCTGAACAGCGGGCGCAGGTCCTGCATGATCCGGGTCAGGTAGTCATTTCCGGCAAGATCGCAGGCAACGTCGGTCAGCTTATGGGTGAAATTGACCAGTGCCAGCTCGTCATCTGTCTGCGACAGGCTCTGCAGGTCGGGTCCCAGCTGGCGCAGTCCAGCCAGGTCGTCCTCGCTTTCCCAGGCCTGTGCAGCTGCTGCCCCAAGGGCAACAAAAAGGGCTTTGAGCACCGAATACAGATCGCGCGTGTTCTTCCCGGTCAGGCGTGAAACAAAGGCGCCCCGCCGGGGCGGCAGCTCCACCAGGTAGCGACGCTCGAGAATCTGCAGAGCGGCCCGCACCGAGCCGCGGCTCACCCCCAGTGCGGCGGTGATGCGTGCCTCAGGGATGCGTTCACCCGGCGCCAGTTCGCCACGAATAATCAGCTCGGTCAGGTGATCGGCGACCTGGGCCGGTACGCCGGGCAATGGTTGCAGGGTAGCCAGCTTCGACATGGCAGAATTGTCCTACAGTTTGACAATCACGGCAAGTCGGGCCACAGTGTGATCGGGTTCGCTACTGGCCGGCCACGGCCGTGGGTACGATCTGCAACCGGTAAACATCATGACCAGCACCCGCGCACTACAAATGAAAAAGTTTGGCTACCTTGTGTTCCTGGTGGTTCCGGCCCTGCCACTGGCGGCCGTGCTGCTGGGCAATCGCTTTGGCGGCAACAGTTTCTTCGCCTGGTTTACGGTCTTTTTTGTCTACAGCGTTATCCCGCTCGCCGATGCACTAATTGGCAAGGACAGCAGCAACCCGGTACACAATCAGGACAGCCGGCTGGCGCAGGATCGCTGGTATCGCGTGATTGTTCTGGCCTGCGTACCGCTGATGGTCACAACGCTGGCATGGGGTGGTTACATCTTGGCTACCTGGCCGATGAACTGGATCGGAAAACTCGGTTGGGCCATTTCCATCGGCGTTGTTGGAGGCGTGCTGGCGATCAATGCAGCACATGAACTGATTCACAAGGCTGGCAAGTTCGAACAATTTTGTGGCGGCTTCCTCATGGCGCTTGTGTGTTACGCCGGCTTTAAAGTCGAACACATCCGCGGTCATCACGTGCATGTGTCTACACCACGGGATGCATCGTCCTCGCGCTTTGACCAGTCGCTCTATCATTTCCTGCCGCGCGCCTGGTTCCACAATTCGCGCAACGCGTGGCGGCTGGAGGCCGAGCGGCTTGCCTACCGCGGCCACAGCGCGTTCAGCTGGCGCAACGAACTTGTCTGGTGGTACCTGCTCTCGCTGACCATTGCAGGGGCGTTTTACTTTTTCTTCGGCA is a window encoding:
- a CDS encoding cyclic nucleotide-binding domain-containing protein, coding for MTVSLLSPQPDSYANSMVEWLGHSPVFDGLGPDSLSAFARCSEVRSYAALEEVLVEGTTPECMYIVLSGRFIVLLPGDRLARYGDSAMVSLDSYVSGDSFGEQALIEGGSPAVASVVATEPSEVLAIDRVSFDHIVGSESRIAQVVFRNLFDIQTRRLAAISS
- a CDS encoding GntR family transcriptional regulator; the encoded protein is MSKLATLQPLPGVPAQVADHLTELIIRGELAPGERIPEARITAALGVSRGSVRAALQILERRYLVELPPRRGAFVSRLTGKNTRDLYSVLKALFVALGAAAAQAWESEDDLAGLRQLGPDLQSLSQTDDELALVNFTHKLTDVACDLAGNDYLTRIMQDLRPLFSRSFYRALAADRAEPELARKLLAELINGVERRDARAVEQLLQQYGDRLQAIVLSTF
- a CDS encoding alkane 1-monooxygenase — its product is MTSTRALQMKKFGYLVFLVVPALPLAAVLLGNRFGGNSFFAWFTVFFVYSVIPLADALIGKDSSNPVHNQDSRLAQDRWYRVIVLACVPLMVTTLAWGGYILATWPMNWIGKLGWAISIGVVGGVLAINAAHELIHKAGKFEQFCGGFLMALVCYAGFKVEHIRGHHVHVSTPRDASSSRFDQSLYHFLPRAWFHNSRNAWRLEAERLAYRGHSAFSWRNELVWWYLLSLTIAGAFYFFFGIAGVVFFLVQSFAAVTFLEIVNYLEHYGLERRRLENGRYERTTHLHSWNSNYLLTNLLLFQLQRHSDHHENPRRDYQLLRHYDDSPQLPAGYATMMLLTMVPPLWRRVMNPRVQAFYANRAQA
- a CDS encoding capsule assembly Wzi family protein produces the protein MPVLFSSRCQLAAWLLAATFSCCAGAETLLLPDDIAVRSDVQLLADAGLISIPVSGWPLSAMALRSEMNEAPVPDNFRGHIRGAWHRLHRLLHESPRLATSLAIASDPVAVRRFGDVPRGSAVRGEYWNRRGRLELRMSLALHDDDEDRREARADGSYAGVHAGGWLLSFGQVPRWWGPGFESSLILSTNARPVPAIAADTIQPVRFQSPWLRWLGPMDWRVFAGKLEGGRHVSDAILLGARLSLRPGRDLEIGLSRTAQWGGEGRPRDLDSLLKLLIGRDNRGDAGITLADEPGNQLGGFDVRWLSPLGDAPYAVYLQLIGEDEAGGLPSRYLGLGGAEIWGGFAGGTLRMHFEAAETTVEFYKSRPRLNLAYEHFIYRDGYRYRGRSIGHAMDRDGVMLSAGGIWSRDRLSWHGAVRYVDVNRGSPGRHTVSPAGERWEVWLGGAVPLWSGMLDWGAGAQNINPDAAATRTDTHLYARWERQWGVDR